AGCCTGAACGCCGCCGTGATCACGGAGTACGCGCTCGCGCAGAACTTCCCGAATCCGTTCAATCCGTCCACGAGCATTGTGTTCGACATGGTGGACGCCGGGTTCGTGAGTCTGAAGGTTTACAACACGCTGGGCCAGGAAGTGGCGGCGGTGGTGAATGGCAGCATGGACGCTGGCCGTCACG
The candidate division KSB1 bacterium DNA segment above includes these coding regions:
- a CDS encoding T9SS type A sorting domain-containing protein, coding for SLNAAVITEYALAQNFPNPFNPSTSIVFDMVDAGFVSLKVYNTLGQEVAAVVNGSMDAGRHVVTFDAANLPSGMYLYRLETNGFSAQHKMLLMK